Sequence from the Maribellus comscasis genome:
CTTGATAACAAGTAACATAATAAATCCCACATTTCCAATTTGAATGCTAAAAATAAAAATAAGTGAAATTGAGGTTAATTATTCTCTTCTCTCTTGGCTCACTTTTATATTTTTTACAATTTTGTATGCAGTAGCTTTAATAGCAATTGCTGTTTGTGTTTGTCCTTGAACAAAAAACTACTCAAAAAAAATTACCAAATAATAAAAACAAAAATCATGAAAGAAAAAAGTATTGAATTATTGAACAAAGCTGTTGCCGATGAACTTTCAGCGGTTCACCAATACATGTATTTTCATTTCCATTGTGATGATCAGGGATATGATTTACTTGCAGGCTTGTTCAAGAAAACAGCCATTGAAGAAATGATGCATATTGAAGAGCTTGCTGAAAGAATTTTATTTCTGAAAGGCGAAGTTGAAATGGCTGCTTCTGAAGACGTAAAAAAAATTCACGATGTTAAAGAAATGTTGAAAGTGGCTGTAGAGATGGAAGAAGCAAGTGCACGTGATTACAACCTATGGGCCAACGAGTGCTCTGCAAACGCTGATGCTATGTCGAAAAAACTATTTGAATCGTTGGTGGAAGATGAGGAACGCCATGGCGACCAGTATGATGTTGAACTGGAAAATCTTGCTAAGTTTGGCGACAATTATCTGGCTTTACAATCCATTGAAAGAAGTAAAAATATGGCAGGGGGCCATCCTGCCGACTAATTTTTCAAGGTATTGAAATCACCGGGGAAGAATAGCCCCCGGTGATTTTTCAGCTAGGCCTGCCTAGCAAAAAAGCGACAAACATCTAATTTTCAGGTATATACATCAAATCGAAGTCTATTTGACCAAGATGTGTTTCTATTTTTTGAACAATAGGTAAAACTTCCTGCCAAAGTTTCTTTCCTTCTTCCCCAAATTCAGCCCATTGTTCTTCGTTTAGTTTATAATGTTCTGAGGGACTATTACCGGTTTCGTCAATAAAATATACTACATTCATATCAGCCCCGAAAACAGGATAAAATGTGTAAAAGGCCGAGGTTATTCCATGCTCCCTGCGTAAGTCAACATATGTCTTTGTCAATTCCTGAAACTTATCCCACATTCCCGGTTTTATATAAAATTTCTCAAAAAACCGAAATTTCGATCCCATCGGAGTACTTGTCATCTGCTCACCGGCAACAGAAAGCTCCGGTTGTGACTCCAAAATCATTCGCCCTACCTTTGAATAGGAAACATCAAACAGTTTTTGAATTTCTTTTGTACGCTCCGGATTTTCTTCATACAATTTTATCATCATTTTTTGCATTTCATCCAAATCTCCGAATTCGGTAAATGGTACCGAATACCATAAATACCCGTCGTTTGTATATTGCGTAGCATTCATGTAAGGGTGATTGTTTTCTTTGTAAAAAGTATTCTCTGCAGCAATAGCCTTTTGGGCGTTTTCAAGTTGTAACGGCGTCAACTGAACTTCCCAAACCATGTACTTTGTTTTTGCGTTCTCCTGTGCATTCATATGCGATGCGCAAACCATAATTATGAGGGCTAAAATTACAGTGTGAATTTTTTTCATCTCTTTTTGTTTTAAAATGAAAAATAATAATACTAAGCCATGCCCGAGACACAACCCTTACTACAAATTACTAATAATAAATGAATTACAAAAGAAAACAGAGCACAAAAACACCAACAAGTCTTTTATTAAAAAAATAAAGCCTCGTTAAAAAAGCGAAAACAGATTAAAAAAAAAATAAAAAATAAACCGAATATTCAGCCATCTTTTTCTTGAACTATAAATAAAAACAAATGTTATTTTTATGAAGTAAAAAGCAACATTGAACAAATTAAACTCTCTTCCAAAGAGAAAAATAATTTATATCAAAAGTTAAAAGTAACTTATACAGAACAAAGAAGAAGACATATAAAACTTACAACCAACAAATATTAAAATTCAAAAAAATTATGAAATACAATTTCTTAGGAAACACAGGCCTGGAAGTTTCGGAACTATGTATGGGGACAATGACATTTGGTGGGCGTGGAATGTGGACAGCTATCGGCACCCTGCCACAGGAACAGGTAAATGCTTTGATGAAACAAGCTGTTGACGGCGGAATAAACTTCATTGATACAGCTAATGTATACAGCGAAGGATTAAGTGAGCAAATGACCGGTCAGGCGATCCGGGTTCTCGGATTAAAACGCGATGATTTGGTTATTGCAACAAAAGTGCGCGGAAAAATGGGTGATGGTCCAAACAATTCAGGATTAACAAAAAAACACATTCTCCAACAGGCTGATGAGAGTTTGAGCCGTTTGAATATGGACTATATCGATTTATACCAGATTCATGGTTTTGATTCCGCTACGCCTTTGGAAGAAACTCTGGAGGCCCTTGATTTATTGATGAAAAGCGGAAAAGTACGATACATTGGGTGCAGCAATTTAGCTGCATGGCAGATAATGAAGGCATTGGGAATTTCAGCCCAAAATCACTTGAGTAAATTTGTTTCGCTACAGGCGTATTATACCATTGCAAGTCGTGATCTGGAGCGTGAGATTGTTCCTCTCCTCCTCGACCAAAAAATTGGTTTAATGGTGTGGAGCCCTTTAGCAGGTGGTTTATTGAGCGGAAAATACGATCGAAATTCTGAGTCGAAGGAAGGTGGGCGCAGAGTTAACTTTGATTTTCCTCCCGTTAATAAAGACAAAGCAATTGATATTATTGATGTTATGCAAGAAGTCGCAAAGGAGAAAAAGGTTACTGTGGCTCAAATCGCATTGGCATGGTTGCTTCATCAACCGGCCGTTACAACGGTTATAATTGGAGCAAATAAACCGACACAACTCAGCGAAAACCTTGATTCCGTAAATATCAGACTTACAAAAGATGAATTAAAACAGTTGGATGACGTGAGTAAATTAACTCCGGAGTATCCGGGATGGATGATTGAACGTCAGGGAGCTGACAGAAAGAGATAGTAACTGAGCAGGAAAAAAACAGGAAGGGTTAAATCTTCCTGTTTTTTTATACTCCGTCTTTTCTTTTTCTGGGTTTTATCAGGCAAAATACATAATTTTAGACGACCTAAAACCAATATTATGAACCGCATAATTCTTCTTTTTATACTCGCAACTTTCATTACATCTTCCTGCAAAAAAAATACAGAACAAAAACTTCCCAATATAATTGTCATCCTCTCAGATGACCAGGGTTGGGGTGACTTAAGTTACACCGGTAACACAAATATCAGTACACCAAACATTGACAAAATTGCCGAAACCGGTGTTTTTTTCGACCGCTTTTATGTTTGCCCGGTGTGTTCTCCTACCCGCGCTGAGTTTTTGACCGGACGCTACCACGTACGCGGAGGCGTGTATTCAACATCAGCAGGTGGCGAGCGACTTGATTTGGACGAAACAACCATTGCCGATGTGTTCAGGAATGCAGGTTACAAAACCGCTGCCTATGGCAAATGGCACAATGGTATGCAGGCTCCGTATCATCCCAATGCCCGGGGATTTGAAGATTTTTACGGATTTTGTTCTGGCCACTGGGGAAATTATTATAGCCCGATGCTGGAACACAACGGAGAAATTGTAAAAGGCGATGGTTTTATCATTGACGATTTAACGAATCATGGCCTCCAATTTATAGAGCAAAACAAAAACACCCCGTTCTTTCTTTACCTGCCTTTTAATACCCCGCACGCTCCTATGCAGGTTCCTGATCGCTGGTGGCAAAAATTCAAAAACAAAGAACCGGGAATGAAACACCATGATCCGGATAAAGAAGAAATAATGTTTACAAATTCGGCACTCGCTATGTGCGAAAATATTGACTGGAACGTTGGGCGAATTACACAGAAACTAGATGAATTAGATCTTTCAGAAAACACAATCGTTATTTATTTTTCTGACAACGGCCCAAACAGTTGGCGCTGGAACAACGGCATGAAAGGAAGGAAAGGATCGACTGATGAAGGAGGTGTCCGTTCTCCCTTCTTTATAAAATGGCCGGGCAAAATTCAAGGCGGAAAAAAAATAACAACTATTGCTTCAGCGGTCGATCTTTTGCCAACTTTAACAGATCTTGCAGGTATTAAATATCAAACAAAAAAACCACTTGACGGCTTGAGTTTAAAACGTCTTTTAACCGAAGAGAACCCGGAGTGGAATGACCGGTTTATTTTTAACCACTGGGGAAAAAGAACAAGTGTACGTAATCAGAAATACAGGTTGGATAACGACGGTAAATTGTTTGATATGGAAAACGACTCGGGTCAAGAAACCGACATATCTGACAACCAGTTAAAAATAACCCAACAGATGATTTCGGCTAAAGAAAAATGGGAAAATGAAGTACTCACAGAACTACCCGAAAAGGATTATCGTGCATTTACTATTGCCCATCCTGATTTTATATGGACACAAATTCCGGCTCGTGATGGCACGGCGCATGGAAATATTCAACGCTCAAACCGTTATCCCAATTGTACATTTTTCACCAACTGGATGAGTACCACGGACAGCATTACCTGGGACGCAGAGGTACTCGCCGATGGTAAGTTCGATGTAACAATTTACTATACCTGCCCTGCCTCAGATGTGGGTTCAACCTTCCAGTTAAATTTTGGTAATGAAAAATTGATTTCAAAAATAGAAGAAGCACATGATCCTCCTTTAACCGGAATGGAACACGATCTGATCCCGAGGTGGGAATCATATGTAAAAGAATTCAAACCATTGAATATAGGAACAATTGAATTAAAAAAAGGAAAAGGAACATTGACACTGAAAGCACTTGAAATGCCAGGATCTCAGGTTATGGACTTCCGGCTTTTGATGTTGAGAAAGATTTGACAAAATACATTTTATTTACATTCTTTATTTTTAGAATCCTTCAACACTAATATTGGTTTTTAAAGGTTGGCCGGGTGCAACCAGAGCATTCAAAATGGTTAACCCAATATCAATCTTTTCATGTTTATCCAGCAAAGTCTTAATTTTTAAAACGGTTTCACTATTGGCTGCCAGCACTACTGAATTTTTTGGTTGAAACAAAAGGTCATATTTCAAATCTATTTCTCCGATTACGAACGGTATGCTTGTATTATTTACTATCGTAACAACAACTAATTCGGCATCGGCAGCTTTTCCTTTTTCACTTTTTATTTCAATTCCGGCTCTAAATATTTTAGTCAGAATTTCTTTTGATCCCGCCAAATGGTTATCCCAATAAGCAGCTGTCTGTTTATCAAAAAGCGCTTGTTTTATGGCGTCGTCACTTTTATTGTCGGCCAAAACAAGTGTGGCACAGCGGGCAGTCGTGCCCATTGTTCTGAGTGTTCCCCAATGTGCATCAGAATTGGCAAAAACAGTAAGTCCTTTTTCAATGGCAATTCGGTGTGCCTCAACAAAATATTTTCCACTGTTTACGATTTCAATACCATTTATTAATCCTTTTTCCAGCAAATCTTCATGAATATCGGTAAATAAATCAACGCCGTATTTATTGTAGTCCCAATATTTATAACCGGGATGGTTATAAAAAATAAACGCCCCTTGTTTTTTGGCTTCATAAAATGCTTTGTATATCAGCCCGGTCAATTCTCCTTGTTTCATAATAAATTTCTTCTTTGTTTCAGACATGTACTCCGCAGGAATAGCGTTGGCATCCTTTAAAAAGACGGCATTACAATGAAAAGGACTAACCCGCGGAGAAATTTCGGCTCCCAATACAACAATTAACGAATCTTTGGGAGAGGAATATCCGGCCTGTTGTGCATATGCTTTCGCCATTTCATAAGGCTTATTGTAGTCGTTATGCAGTTCATCGGGGTACAATTCAAAATCGATGTGTTCCGTTAGAGCGATAAGGTTCATGCCGTCATTAATCGCCTCAAAAGCACGATAGTCAGGCATCACATGCCCATCGGAATAAGCGGTGTGCATATGAAAATCGCCTTTTAACAAAAGCTTATCTCCAATTTTATCGGGTAAAATAAGCTGATTGTGATGAAGTGCCTCTACCTGCGAGTATCCATCCATTACAGAACACCAGGCAAGAAGCAGTAATAGTATTTTAAATGCTTTCATAATTTTAAACATTAAATATTGGGTTACAAAAAGAGTATTATTGGAACATTTGCCGGTCCAACTTTTGGAAAACTGTATTTAAAAGGTAAAAGAAGAAGTAAGGTGATTATAAATCCCTACAATCAAAACCTTAACTTCTTCTCCATGCTGTTAACTTATAACTTACAAACTATTCCCAATTGGGATTTTGGGTCAAATTTGAATTCAATAAAAGCTCTGTTATGGGTAACGGGTACAAATAATCTTTGCTCTCATCAAATTTCCTGTCGTCTATTTCGGGCTGCGGATTAATTAAATTATTTTCATCAAGAACAATATCTTCACCTAATTTCAGGAACAAAGTGCCTTCGGGTTTTGAAGCGGGCTCTTCAGTATAAATAACAACATCAATATCGCCATCATTCTCCAAATCGTACGACCCCGGACCGGGGAAATACATACCACGGAAATCCTGCACAATCTTCTGTCCTTCTTTCCAGCGCATCAAATCATTCCAACGGAAATTTTCCATAAACAATTCAATTCTTCTTTCACGCCTGATTTCCAGAACGATTCCTTTGTTGCTACCTCCAACATTTACATATTGTGCAGCAAGAAAATTGTCGGGATTTGCATTGGCTTCCGCCAGCGACATATGAGGCATATTCACCCTGTCTCTTAATTTGTTAACCGAAATATCGAGATCATTTTGGGTTAAAGTACCAAGTTCTGCTTTTGCTTCTGCATAATTTAATAACACTTCTGCAAAACGAAACAGAGGTAGATCGTTGATACCGGTATCGTATGAATCATACACTGTTTCATTTACATATTTAATCAATTGATATCCTGTTATGGTTGCTGCCAGATCGGGAGGAAGGGTTTGGCTTGTTCCCAGCCGGGTGTAACCAGGTGTGCGAATAGTCTGAGAAAGTCGTAAATCCCTGCTTTGCACTTCCTCCGTAAATTCAATTTTATTATAATCTGGCTTGTCAGTAAAACGCGATCCGTCTGTCATCAGATAACTATTTACCAAATCCTTTGGCATGCCAGGCATTCCGTAAGAAGACGTTATGGTATAATAATTCACATTATGGTCAATACTTTGTTCACCTGAAAACTGACGGGCCAGAATAATTTCTTCACCAATTGCATCGTGGGCTGTGAATAAATCCCTGTAGTCCACTTGAGGATTCCCTGTACTGTAAATATTATATGCACCCGAATTCATCAACTCTTCCGACGCACTGACACAGGCATTTAAAAATTTCTCGTAGCCGTCAATACCATGATATTTACGAAAAGTTCCTTCAAACAAACCAATTCTCGATTTTAGCGCCAGTGCTGTCCATTTTGTTACAGTGTAAACCGATGTGTTGTCATTCATGTTTGCAATAGCATAGTCGATATCCGTTAAAACCTTATCCATAACCAGGGTTCTGGAATCTCTTGCCTTTTGCAGTGCTTCTTCATCATCCGGTTCAATTACTTCTTCATACCACGGAACATCTCCAAAACGTTTTACTTTTTCAAAATAAAAATACGCCCTGAAGAATTTTGCTACTCCGCTATAATGTTTTCTGGCGCTTTCGTCGATACATTTTTCATAATTTGCCAAAAAGAAATTAATATCGCGTAAATCATCCCAGGTCCAACCCGCATCATCGGCACTGGTGGGAACAACACGACTTCCCCTTACCAAATCGGACGGTGAATAGAGTATGATGTTATCCGAACTAGCATCTCCGTCATATATGGAAATTTCGGGAAACATAAAATAGAATGCATTGGTGTATAGTTCAAGGTCGCTCGCTTTTTGAAAAAACACATCAGAAGAAACTTCAGACAGAGGACTCCTGTCTAAATAGTCATCATCGCAGGATATTACGACAAACAAAAATGCGAATAGGGTATACTTAATAATATTTGTTTTCATTTTTTTCTTTTTCGTTACAGAAATAAATTATAGTGTAATTGATAATCCCATTGAATACACTTTGCTAAAGGGATATGTTTGAGCTGTGCTGGTTGCAGAAGCCTGCTCCGGATCGATGTAATCAGTCAGTTTTGAGAATGTTAACAAGTTTTCTCCACTGAAATAGACTTTTAATTTCTGAATAGAAACCTTTTGGGTTAGTTTTGACGGAATGGTATAACTAACGGTAAGGTTTTTTAACCTCAGATAACTGATATCCTGCAGGTAACGATCATTAACCGCTCCCATCTGACGGTTTGACCCCAGAGCACCGTAACCTCTGTACACTGAGGGGAAATATGCGTCTTTATTATCTTCAGACCAAACTTCCTTTCCCAAATCTTTTCGTATGAAAGAAACATACGGACGGGCATAAGGTCCCCAAAAAATTCGGGAATCTGTACTCGGATACCAATCCTGTTTTCCTACGCCCTGCATGGTCAAAGAAAGGTTAATATTATTCCAGTCG
This genomic interval carries:
- a CDS encoding RagB/SusD family nutrient uptake outer membrane protein, with the translated sequence MKTNIIKYTLFAFLFVVISCDDDYLDRSPLSEVSSDVFFQKASDLELYTNAFYFMFPEISIYDGDASSDNIILYSPSDLVRGSRVVPTSADDAGWTWDDLRDINFFLANYEKCIDESARKHYSGVAKFFRAYFYFEKVKRFGDVPWYEEVIEPDDEEALQKARDSRTLVMDKVLTDIDYAIANMNDNTSVYTVTKWTALALKSRIGLFEGTFRKYHGIDGYEKFLNACVSASEELMNSGAYNIYSTGNPQVDYRDLFTAHDAIGEEIILARQFSGEQSIDHNVNYYTITSSYGMPGMPKDLVNSYLMTDGSRFTDKPDYNKIEFTEEVQSRDLRLSQTIRTPGYTRLGTSQTLPPDLAATITGYQLIKYVNETVYDSYDTGINDLPLFRFAEVLLNYAEAKAELGTLTQNDLDISVNKLRDRVNMPHMSLAEANANPDNFLAAQYVNVGGSNKGIVLEIRRERRIELFMENFRWNDLMRWKEGQKIVQDFRGMYFPGPGSYDLENDGDIDVVIYTEEPASKPEGTLFLKLGEDIVLDENNLINPQPEIDDRKFDESKDYLYPLPITELLLNSNLTQNPNWE
- a CDS encoding arylsulfatase yields the protein MNRIILLFILATFITSSCKKNTEQKLPNIIVILSDDQGWGDLSYTGNTNISTPNIDKIAETGVFFDRFYVCPVCSPTRAEFLTGRYHVRGGVYSTSAGGERLDLDETTIADVFRNAGYKTAAYGKWHNGMQAPYHPNARGFEDFYGFCSGHWGNYYSPMLEHNGEIVKGDGFIIDDLTNHGLQFIEQNKNTPFFLYLPFNTPHAPMQVPDRWWQKFKNKEPGMKHHDPDKEEIMFTNSALAMCENIDWNVGRITQKLDELDLSENTIVIYFSDNGPNSWRWNNGMKGRKGSTDEGGVRSPFFIKWPGKIQGGKKITTIASAVDLLPTLTDLAGIKYQTKKPLDGLSLKRLLTEENPEWNDRFIFNHWGKRTSVRNQKYRLDNDGKLFDMENDSGQETDISDNQLKITQQMISAKEKWENEVLTELPEKDYRAFTIAHPDFIWTQIPARDGTAHGNIQRSNRYPNCTFFTNWMSTTDSITWDAEVLADGKFDVTIYYTCPASDVGSTFQLNFGNEKLISKIEEAHDPPLTGMEHDLIPRWESYVKEFKPLNIGTIELKKGKGTLTLKALEMPGSQVMDFRLLMLRKI
- a CDS encoding aldo/keto reductase, translating into MKYNFLGNTGLEVSELCMGTMTFGGRGMWTAIGTLPQEQVNALMKQAVDGGINFIDTANVYSEGLSEQMTGQAIRVLGLKRDDLVIATKVRGKMGDGPNNSGLTKKHILQQADESLSRLNMDYIDLYQIHGFDSATPLEETLEALDLLMKSGKVRYIGCSNLAAWQIMKALGISAQNHLSKFVSLQAYYTIASRDLEREIVPLLLDQKIGLMVWSPLAGGLLSGKYDRNSESKEGGRRVNFDFPPVNKDKAIDIIDVMQEVAKEKKVTVAQIALAWLLHQPAVTTVIIGANKPTQLSENLDSVNIRLTKDELKQLDDVSKLTPEYPGWMIERQGADRKR
- a CDS encoding Sb-PDE family phosphodiesterase encodes the protein MKAFKILLLLLAWCSVMDGYSQVEALHHNQLILPDKIGDKLLLKGDFHMHTAYSDGHVMPDYRAFEAINDGMNLIALTEHIDFELYPDELHNDYNKPYEMAKAYAQQAGYSSPKDSLIVVLGAEISPRVSPFHCNAVFLKDANAIPAEYMSETKKKFIMKQGELTGLIYKAFYEAKKQGAFIFYNHPGYKYWDYNKYGVDLFTDIHEDLLEKGLINGIEIVNSGKYFVEAHRIAIEKGLTVFANSDAHWGTLRTMGTTARCATLVLADNKSDDAIKQALFDKQTAAYWDNHLAGSKEILTKIFRAGIEIKSEKGKAADAELVVVTIVNNTSIPFVIGEIDLKYDLLFQPKNSVVLAANSETVLKIKTLLDKHEKIDIGLTILNALVAPGQPLKTNISVEGF
- a CDS encoding bacterioferritin, producing MKEKSIELLNKAVADELSAVHQYMYFHFHCDDQGYDLLAGLFKKTAIEEMMHIEELAERILFLKGEVEMAASEDVKKIHDVKEMLKVAVEMEEASARDYNLWANECSANADAMSKKLFESLVEDEERHGDQYDVELENLAKFGDNYLALQSIERSKNMAGGHPAD